A region from the Candidatus Limnocylindrales bacterium genome encodes:
- a CDS encoding DUF1566 domain-containing protein: protein MRHSAQAVVAALFIILAPRIASADAAADLAACQRAVADASSKYQAAVTNAVDGCLKKMSVAVIAGGLDTSAAATKSAKRCAAAFRKFENAIKPDRELATVFDTTVGRACNPAVNPDLEHAESDIWQVGATTLAAGIIGSYCNANVAGPATIDSFAGWRDCLRSATECEAREMIATRWPRVLEYLAALKVELAMIPDTADALAALAALDAALEGATEDNRPEIDCARPRGLLVTGAINCGPDHDFLTNVEDILCETNPRTLHDGFFRYGVPFDHTDNGDGTVTDRVTGLTWEKLDYSDGVHDVDSYGDWATMVSAKITQLNASSFAGHSDWRVPNRRELESLVRVGIHAPAIQPEFNNGCTTGCLNTSCSCTASAAYWSSTAYAGDPSHRWIVDFGSGVVTHVDKHSALYRLRAVRGGLVIP, encoded by the coding sequence ATGCGACATTCCGCTCAGGCCGTGGTCGCGGCGTTGTTTATCATCCTGGCACCCCGCATCGCCTCGGCGGACGCCGCTGCGGACTTGGCGGCGTGTCAGCGGGCCGTTGCCGACGCGAGTTCGAAGTACCAGGCGGCAGTCACCAACGCCGTCGACGGTTGTCTGAAGAAAATGTCGGTTGCCGTCATCGCCGGCGGGCTCGACACGAGCGCAGCGGCAACGAAGTCGGCCAAGAGGTGCGCGGCGGCGTTCCGAAAATTCGAGAACGCGATCAAACCGGACAGGGAGTTGGCGACCGTCTTCGACACCACGGTCGGCCGTGCGTGCAATCCCGCCGTCAATCCTGACCTCGAGCATGCGGAGTCCGACATCTGGCAGGTCGGAGCGACGACACTGGCGGCCGGCATCATCGGCAGCTACTGCAATGCCAACGTCGCAGGCCCTGCCACCATCGACAGCTTCGCTGGATGGCGCGACTGCCTTCGGTCGGCGACCGAGTGCGAGGCGCGCGAAATGATCGCAACGCGCTGGCCTCGGGTGCTCGAGTACCTGGCGGCGCTGAAGGTGGAGCTCGCAATGATTCCGGACACCGCCGATGCACTCGCCGCGTTGGCGGCTCTCGACGCTGCGCTCGAGGGAGCCACGGAAGACAACCGCCCGGAGATCGACTGTGCAAGACCGCGCGGGCTTCTCGTCACCGGTGCGATCAACTGTGGACCGGATCACGACTTTCTCACGAACGTCGAAGACATCTTGTGCGAGACGAATCCCAGGACTCTCCATGACGGGTTTTTCCGGTACGGAGTGCCATTCGATCACACCGACAATGGCGACGGCACCGTGACGGATCGCGTGACCGGCCTTACCTGGGAAAAACTCGACTACAGCGACGGAGTTCACGACGTCGATTCGTACGGAGACTGGGCAACCATGGTCTCTGCCAAGATCACCCAGCTCAACGCATCGTCGTTCGCGGGGCACAGCGACTGGCGAGTTCCGAACCGGCGCGAGCTCGAAAGCCTGGTCCGGGTCGGAATCCATGCCCCGGCCATCCAACCGGAATTCAACAACGGCTGCACAACAGGATGTTTGAACACCTCGTGCAGTTGTACGGCGTCGGCAGCGTACTGGTCCTCGACCGCTTATGCCGGCGATCCGTCCCATCGATGGATCGTGGACTTCGGTAGCGGCGTCGTCACTCACGTCGACAAGCACTCCGCACTCTACCGGCTGCGGGCCGTTCGCGGCGGCCTGGTGATCCCATGA
- a CDS encoding DUF1566 domain-containing protein yields MKRQLQAMLFVAAILLPAAGSIAATADESLSKCQMAVAARTANYVRSVAKAVGECVGNVSTSVVQGASLSAAAGANAAGCASKLRKLRNSSKPKKQLDRRLRAKIASACDPAVNPKLPHSETDTWAVGSNTLSAARLTEYCLRTGGPTSIASVDEWTSCLLAASDCQANQAIALRWPRALEYLEAVRAALAAMTGTSDAVAVIAEIEQALEGAWDDNVVEGTCAPSIGLTATGQTMCDQDDGTFGACPGPERGQDGEAQSGIHSRFTDNGDGTVTDRATGLMWTQSSRDAWVNDDSRVVPGWNSSLTLHRNVPGASPSGGDWILWAFGFAGYSDWRAPNRRELESLVDLSRHDPAIDPVFHHDCTPGCTLDECACTASGPYWTTTHAEDSPHSWAVDFADGSVVQVSRDQALPVRAVRGGSTNFGIPLGKPTIRPIDIKSPWKQSCVLITFVGTDLDGRCFRGLHIVSSPQNGFLTEFVSGVATPIQRDIDADGCPYNGKQDWPPGSEYAMTPFGHNFHRTLCYVSFSSTFTGTDSLTWQMVDWEGNVSDPAVLTITIFEP; encoded by the coding sequence ATGAAACGCCAACTCCAGGCCATGCTCTTTGTTGCGGCGATCCTGCTGCCGGCTGCTGGGTCGATCGCCGCGACCGCCGACGAGAGCCTGAGCAAATGCCAGATGGCGGTCGCGGCGCGGACAGCCAACTACGTCCGGTCCGTCGCGAAGGCCGTCGGGGAGTGCGTGGGCAATGTCTCGACGTCGGTCGTCCAAGGCGCTTCCCTCTCGGCGGCGGCGGGAGCGAACGCGGCGGGCTGCGCGTCCAAGCTTCGCAAGCTCCGGAACTCGAGCAAGCCGAAGAAGCAGCTCGACAGGAGACTCCGCGCCAAGATCGCTTCGGCCTGCGATCCTGCCGTCAATCCCAAGCTCCCGCACAGCGAGACCGACACCTGGGCCGTCGGCAGCAACACGCTCAGCGCGGCACGGCTTACCGAGTACTGCCTGAGGACTGGCGGCCCGACATCGATCGCGAGCGTCGACGAATGGACGAGCTGCCTGCTGGCGGCATCCGACTGCCAGGCCAATCAAGCCATCGCGCTGCGCTGGCCGCGCGCGCTGGAGTACCTCGAGGCCGTCCGGGCAGCGCTCGCGGCGATGACCGGAACGTCCGACGCCGTCGCTGTCATCGCGGAGATCGAGCAGGCGCTCGAAGGCGCGTGGGACGATAACGTCGTCGAGGGTACCTGCGCACCGTCGATCGGGCTGACAGCGACGGGACAGACGATGTGCGACCAAGATGACGGAACGTTCGGCGCCTGCCCCGGTCCCGAACGCGGCCAGGACGGTGAAGCACAGTCCGGCATCCACTCGCGCTTCACTGACAACGGCGACGGAACGGTTACCGATCGGGCAACCGGACTGATGTGGACGCAGAGCTCACGAGACGCTTGGGTGAACGACGACAGCAGGGTCGTACCGGGGTGGAACAGCAGCCTGACGCTGCATCGCAATGTGCCTGGCGCGAGCCCCAGCGGAGGTGACTGGATCCTTTGGGCGTTCGGCTTCGCCGGCTATTCCGACTGGCGTGCGCCGAACCGTCGGGAACTGGAGAGCCTGGTCGATCTCAGCCGTCACGACCCGGCCATCGACCCCGTCTTCCATCACGACTGCACTCCCGGTTGTACTCTGGACGAATGCGCCTGCACGGCCTCAGGTCCGTACTGGACGACGACGCACGCCGAGGACTCGCCGCATTCATGGGCAGTCGACTTCGCCGACGGCTCCGTCGTTCAGGTCTCGCGAGACCAGGCTCTGCCGGTACGCGCGGTTCGCGGAGGAAGTACGAATTTCGGAATTCCACTGGGAAAGCCGACCATACGACCGATCGACATCAAATCCCCCTGGAAGCAGTCCTGCGTGCTGATCACTTTTGTCGGAACCGACCTCGACGGCAGGTGCTTTCGCGGGCTTCACATCGTTTCCTCCCCCCAGAACGGCTTTCTCACGGAGTTCGTTTCCGGCGTCGCAACTCCGATCCAGCGGGACATCGACGCCGACGGATGTCCGTACAACGGTAAACAAGACTGGCCGCCGGGATCGGAATACGCCATGACTCCCTTCGGCCACAACTTCCATAGGACACTCTGCTACGTGTCGTTCAGCTCCACGTTCACAGGCACCGACTCGCTGACTTGGCAGATGGTGGATTGGGAGGGCAACGTCAGCGACCCTGCGGTTCTCACGATCACCATCTTCGAGCCTTGA
- a CDS encoding GNAT family N-acetyltransferase: MHIEPYHPDHLAQIIALSLRAWAPVFASLEKAMPPALYDHFYPDWRDSQRKVVEKTCMAEDSTVWVSRVGQQVVGFAALKLDAEDGMGEIYMIAVDPDHQRSGVATALMQHALAWMKQRGVAVAMVETGADPGHAPARRTYESLGFSEFRVARYFLKL, encoded by the coding sequence ATGCACATCGAGCCATACCACCCCGACCACCTGGCGCAGATCATCGCTCTCTCGCTGCGGGCGTGGGCGCCGGTGTTCGCGTCGCTCGAGAAGGCGATGCCGCCGGCGCTCTACGATCATTTCTATCCCGATTGGCGCGACAGCCAGCGAAAGGTCGTCGAGAAGACGTGCATGGCCGAAGATTCGACCGTCTGGGTCTCGCGCGTCGGTCAGCAAGTCGTAGGCTTTGCTGCGTTGAAGCTGGATGCCGAGGACGGGATGGGCGAGATCTACATGATCGCGGTCGACCCGGATCATCAGCGATCCGGCGTGGCCACTGCCTTGATGCAGCACGCGCTGGCTTGGATGAAGCAGCGGGGCGTTGCCGTGGCCATGGTCGAAACCGGCGCCGACCCGGGACACGCGCCGGCGCGACGCACCTACGAGAGCCTCGGCTTCAGCGAATTTCGGGTCGCTCGCTACTTCCTGAAGCTGTAG
- a CDS encoding DMT family transporter: MGLALALLAATLWGLTPVAIKGALDGYSPEVISVVRLALTTVFFRVLGGPGTSWLPRDRWTAIAGVALGADFLVYNHGVKLTTAGLASLVVNVEVVATILLALWLLGERLTPRSATGAAITLFGTLYVATEGAALGDVVAAQYLTGNLLVMLGGLLWSLYAVAQRRAHRTGSIFQLMAPIFGAATLTAMPGLAVPSAWQGDGGAYATMMLGALIVLCTIGVYVVYARSQELLDVSVLAVVLTSIPVFSIALAWLLLGETISARAAVGGAIILAGVLIISRERPAAEVAEGAPE, encoded by the coding sequence GTGGGGCTGGCTCTGGCACTGCTGGCAGCGACGCTGTGGGGGCTGACGCCCGTGGCCATCAAGGGAGCGCTCGACGGCTACAGCCCCGAGGTGATTTCCGTCGTTCGTCTGGCGCTGACCACCGTCTTCTTCCGTGTCCTCGGCGGGCCCGGCACGAGCTGGCTGCCGCGCGATCGCTGGACGGCCATCGCGGGCGTCGCGCTCGGCGCCGACTTCCTCGTCTACAACCACGGCGTCAAGCTGACGACGGCGGGCCTTGCCAGCCTGGTCGTCAACGTCGAGGTCGTGGCGACGATCCTGCTTGCGCTGTGGCTGCTCGGCGAGCGGCTGACGCCTCGCAGCGCAACCGGCGCGGCCATCACGCTCTTCGGCACGCTGTACGTGGCAACCGAAGGCGCCGCCCTGGGCGACGTCGTCGCCGCGCAGTATCTAACGGGCAACCTGCTCGTGATGCTCGGAGGCCTGCTGTGGTCGCTCTACGCCGTGGCGCAGCGGCGTGCGCATCGCACGGGCAGCATCTTTCAGCTGATGGCACCGATCTTCGGCGCCGCAACGCTGACCGCCATGCCGGGCCTCGCGGTGCCGAGCGCATGGCAAGGCGACGGCGGCGCCTACGCGACGATGATGCTCGGTGCGCTGATCGTGCTGTGCACCATCGGCGTCTACGTCGTGTACGCGCGCAGCCAGGAGCTTCTCGACGTCAGCGTGCTGGCTGTCGTGCTGACCTCCATCCCTGTCTTCTCCATCGCACTGGCCTGGCTGCTTCTGGGAGAGACGATATCGGCGCGCGCCGCCGTCGGCGGCGCGATCATCCTGGCGGGAGTGCTGATCATCTCGCGCGAGCGTCCGGCGGCCGAGGTGGCCGAGGGTGCGCCTGAGTAG
- a CDS encoding protein-L-isoaspartate(D-aspartate) O-methyltransferase codes for MRDYSNSRSRMVSRQIAGRGITDARVLDAMRAVPREAFVKPGFEEFAYEDAPLPIEEGQTISQPYIVGLMLEAAELTPSDRVLDVGTGSGYAAAVASLIANEVYSIERHAALAEIAQERFEKLGYDNIGVRCGDGTNGWPEAAPFDAIVVAAGGPDIPQTLLEQLAIGGRLVMPVGEAPRDQRLLKIVRVSDAEYDEEDLGAVAFVPLIGEHGWCAPEQEAPPPAKKPAREPSVPELIASTAEPLPDVDDAAFGSLFDRFAGARVVLLGEATHGTSQFYEARAAITRRLIERHGFRIVAVEADWPDAAAIDRYVRHKPPASIGDDPPFSRFPTWMWRNAEVHDFIEWLRERNSARPHGDRAGFYGLDLYNMNAAIHAVISYLDSIDPEAARVARERYGCLTPWQKDPQVYGRAALTAGYAPCEQAVVETLQKLLASRLDYVRHDGESFLDAAQNARLIASAERYYRVMYFGSASSWNLRDRHMFETLEHLLSAAGPDARAVVWAHNSHVGNAAATEMGIVREQLNIGQLCRERFADRAVLIGFGTDHGTVAAATDWDGPMEIKQVRPAHRDSYERLCHESGTRRFLLDLRSGVHRELRGKLLKPRLERAIGVIYRPDTELLSHYFDAALPRQFDAYVWFDQTDAVTALVGEQRHEGVPETYPFGL; via the coding sequence ATGAGAGACTATTCCAACAGTCGCAGCCGCATGGTCAGCAGGCAGATCGCCGGACGCGGGATCACCGACGCCCGGGTGCTCGACGCGATGCGCGCCGTCCCACGCGAGGCATTCGTCAAGCCGGGGTTCGAAGAGTTTGCGTACGAGGACGCGCCGCTGCCGATCGAGGAAGGCCAGACGATCTCGCAGCCCTACATCGTCGGGCTCATGCTCGAGGCAGCCGAGCTGACGCCGTCCGACCGTGTCCTCGACGTCGGTACCGGGTCCGGCTACGCGGCCGCCGTCGCGAGCCTGATCGCCAACGAGGTCTACAGCATCGAGCGTCACGCGGCCCTGGCCGAGATCGCGCAAGAGAGATTCGAGAAGCTGGGCTACGACAACATCGGCGTGCGCTGCGGGGATGGCACCAACGGCTGGCCCGAAGCCGCACCTTTCGATGCCATCGTGGTGGCAGCCGGCGGTCCGGACATTCCGCAGACTCTGCTCGAGCAGCTCGCCATCGGCGGGCGGCTGGTGATGCCCGTGGGCGAGGCTCCGCGCGATCAGCGGCTCCTCAAGATCGTGCGCGTCTCGGACGCCGAGTACGACGAAGAAGACCTCGGCGCGGTGGCGTTCGTCCCCCTGATCGGTGAGCACGGCTGGTGCGCTCCCGAACAGGAGGCGCCGCCCCCTGCGAAGAAACCTGCGCGTGAGCCATCCGTGCCCGAGCTGATCGCTAGCACGGCCGAGCCCTTGCCGGACGTCGACGATGCGGCGTTCGGTTCTCTCTTCGACCGCTTCGCCGGCGCGCGCGTCGTGCTGCTCGGTGAAGCGACGCACGGGACTTCTCAGTTCTACGAGGCGCGCGCGGCCATCACGCGGCGCCTGATCGAGAGGCACGGCTTCCGCATCGTGGCCGTGGAGGCGGACTGGCCCGATGCCGCCGCGATCGACCGCTACGTCCGTCACAAGCCGCCCGCGTCCATCGGCGACGATCCGCCCTTCAGCCGCTTTCCGACCTGGATGTGGCGCAACGCCGAGGTGCACGACTTCATCGAATGGCTGCGCGAGCGCAATTCGGCGCGGCCGCACGGCGACAGGGCGGGCTTCTACGGCCTCGACCTGTACAACATGAACGCGGCGATTCACGCCGTGATCTCCTACCTCGACAGCATCGACCCGGAAGCGGCGCGGGTGGCGCGCGAGCGTTACGGCTGCCTGACGCCGTGGCAGAAGGACCCGCAGGTCTACGGCCGCGCGGCGCTGACCGCCGGTTACGCGCCCTGCGAGCAGGCGGTGGTCGAGACGCTGCAGAAGCTGCTGGCGAGCAGGCTCGACTACGTCCGTCACGACGGCGAGAGCTTTCTCGATGCTGCGCAGAACGCGCGCCTGATCGCTTCGGCCGAGCGCTACTACCGGGTCATGTACTTCGGGTCGGCGAGTTCCTGGAACCTGCGCGACCGGCACATGTTCGAGACGCTCGAGCATCTGCTCTCGGCCGCCGGACCCGATGCGAGGGCCGTGGTGTGGGCGCACAACTCGCACGTCGGCAACGCCGCGGCCACGGAGATGGGCATCGTTCGCGAGCAGCTCAACATCGGGCAACTGTGCCGCGAGCGCTTTGCCGATCGCGCGGTGCTCATCGGCTTCGGCACCGACCACGGGACGGTTGCCGCAGCCACGGACTGGGACGGGCCGATGGAGATCAAGCAGGTGCGGCCCGCGCACCGCGACAGCTACGAGCGGCTCTGCCACGAGAGCGGCACGCGGCGCTTCCTGCTCGACCTTCGAAGCGGGGTGCACAGGGAACTGCGCGGCAAGCTGCTGAAGCCGCGCCTGGAGCGCGCCATCGGCGTCATCTACCGGCCCGACACCGAGCTGCTCAGCCACTATTTCGATGCCGCGCTTCCGCGGCAGTTCGATGCCTACGTCTGGTTCGACCAGACCGATGCCGTCACCGCGCTGGTCGGCGAGCAGAGGCATGAGGGCGTTCCGGAGACGTATCCGTTCGGATTGTAG
- a CDS encoding efflux RND transporter permease subunit, with amino-acid sequence MIARLIELCIRNRPMVLLITSVLIGLGVWSIYNIRLDAIPDLSDVQVIVITDYPGQNPEVVNNQVTYPLTTAMLSVPGSTVVRGFSMFELSFVYVLFEDGTDIYWARSRVLEYLNFARDRLPEGVQPKLGPDATGVGWVYQYVLYPGHYCPDHPRGIWRDQEQDRWYAGAKDAPAERRKKLERVRAFEEPGQCPLDGKALVSSGHDLAGLRSLQDWYLRYPLTSVEGVSEVAPIGGFVRQYQVVLEPARLQALNLSVAEVAEAIEKSNNDVGGSVVEMAEHEYMVRSRAYLRGVDDLANVVVMVGEDGTPVLLGDVATLEVGGEARRGVGEYNGKGEAVGGVVIARFGENAYKVINDAKAKLFELEDGLPPGVFIRTTYDRSGLIERSVSTLRDTLFEEILTVGLICILFLLHARSELVAVFVVPAGMLVALLVMHMVGINANIMSLGGIAIAVGVMVDSSIVMVENAHKHLDREEERVHAGLAPRPRSLVIMEAAQEVGPTLFYALAIITISFMPVFVLTGEAGRLFRPLALTKTLAMAASSLLAVTIIPVLMTYFITARVLPERWGRARNTAITLAAMLIPAALLYVVCGRIDAVAEYRTVIAVVWMVLAGMLLVPQKIIHEQRNPISRWMQAGYDPAFRMAMAHPYLVLLLAVAALASTWIPITRIGSEFMPPLDEGDLLYMPTTDPSISVTKSKELLQQTNKLIMTFPEVMSVHGKIGRADTATDPAPLSMIETVVQLEPDESKWRRRQVPRFFSDWPGFLRTPLSWFLPTERAINTDELKFGWGDADGTMHPGLNSVVSLPGVANAWPFPIENRINMLATGIKTPVGIKILGSDLATLGDLAERASNAVRAIPGTISAYPERTFGGYYLDFDIDRITAARYGLTTGDVQDVIQTAVGGMNVTWTVEGLERYPLNVRYARELRDDLESLREVLVQAPNGVQVPIGQLARVHILPGPPMIKSENSQLTAWVFIDIAGRDLGGYIADARRVISEQVPMPPGYTILYSGQFEFWEKTLPRLTAAAVLTVVVIVFLLYASTGSWIRVAVVMLAVPFSLTGAFWLLHILDYNMSLAVVIGIIALGGLDAETGMVMLLYLENSFERFEQDGRMRTRQDLWTAVHDGAVMRIRPKAMTVGTDFIGLSPLLWAEGTGADVMRRLAAPMLGGLAVSFAMELLVYPVLFYLAKQWQLRHRWEHAHVQPAPETSAG; translated from the coding sequence ATGATCGCGCGGCTGATCGAGCTGTGCATCCGCAACCGGCCGATGGTGCTGCTCATCACGAGCGTGCTCATCGGCCTGGGCGTGTGGAGCATCTACAACATCCGGCTGGATGCGATTCCGGATCTGTCGGACGTGCAGGTCATCGTCATCACCGACTATCCCGGGCAGAACCCGGAAGTCGTCAACAATCAGGTCACCTACCCGCTGACCACGGCGATGCTGTCGGTGCCGGGCTCGACGGTCGTGCGCGGCTTCAGCATGTTCGAGCTGTCCTTCGTCTACGTGCTGTTCGAGGACGGGACCGACATCTACTGGGCGCGAAGTCGCGTGCTCGAGTATCTGAACTTCGCGCGCGACCGCCTTCCCGAAGGCGTGCAGCCCAAGCTCGGCCCGGACGCCACGGGCGTGGGATGGGTCTACCAGTACGTGCTGTATCCGGGGCACTACTGCCCGGACCATCCGCGCGGCATCTGGCGCGATCAGGAGCAGGACCGCTGGTACGCCGGCGCCAAGGATGCGCCGGCGGAGCGGCGCAAGAAGCTGGAGCGCGTGCGCGCCTTCGAGGAGCCCGGCCAGTGTCCGCTCGACGGCAAGGCGCTGGTCTCGTCGGGGCACGATCTGGCCGGCCTGCGTAGCCTGCAGGACTGGTACCTGCGCTATCCGCTGACGTCCGTGGAAGGCGTCTCGGAAGTGGCGCCGATCGGCGGCTTCGTGCGCCAGTATCAGGTCGTGCTCGAGCCGGCGCGGCTGCAGGCGCTGAACCTGTCGGTCGCCGAGGTGGCCGAGGCGATCGAGAAGTCGAACAACGACGTCGGCGGGTCGGTCGTGGAGATGGCCGAGCACGAGTACATGGTGCGATCGCGCGCCTATCTGCGCGGTGTCGACGATCTGGCCAACGTCGTGGTGATGGTGGGCGAGGACGGAACGCCGGTGCTGCTCGGGGACGTGGCAACGCTCGAGGTCGGCGGCGAGGCGCGGCGCGGCGTCGGCGAGTACAACGGCAAGGGCGAGGCCGTCGGCGGCGTCGTCATCGCGCGCTTCGGTGAGAACGCCTACAAGGTCATCAACGACGCCAAGGCCAAGCTGTTCGAGCTGGAGGACGGCCTGCCTCCGGGCGTCTTCATCCGCACCACCTACGACCGCTCCGGCCTGATCGAGCGCTCGGTGTCGACGCTGCGCGACACGCTGTTCGAAGAGATCCTGACCGTCGGCCTGATCTGCATCCTGTTCCTGCTGCACGCGCGCAGCGAGCTGGTGGCGGTCTTCGTTGTGCCGGCGGGCATGCTGGTGGCGCTGCTGGTCATGCACATGGTCGGCATCAACGCCAACATCATGTCGCTCGGCGGCATCGCCATCGCGGTCGGCGTGATGGTCGATTCCTCGATCGTGATGGTCGAGAACGCGCACAAGCACCTGGATCGCGAGGAGGAGCGCGTGCACGCCGGCCTGGCGCCGCGGCCTCGAAGTCTCGTCATCATGGAAGCGGCGCAGGAGGTGGGGCCGACGCTGTTCTACGCGCTGGCCATCATCACGATCAGCTTCATGCCGGTGTTCGTGCTGACGGGTGAAGCCGGCCGCCTGTTCCGGCCGCTGGCGCTGACCAAGACGCTGGCGATGGCGGCCTCCTCACTGCTGGCCGTGACGATCATCCCGGTGCTCATGACGTACTTCATCACCGCTCGCGTGCTGCCCGAGCGCTGGGGGCGAGCGCGCAACACCGCCATCACGCTGGCCGCGATGCTGATCCCCGCTGCGCTTCTGTACGTGGTGTGCGGGCGCATCGACGCGGTGGCGGAGTACCGCACCGTCATCGCCGTCGTCTGGATGGTGCTGGCGGGAATGCTGCTGGTCCCGCAGAAGATCATCCACGAGCAGAGGAATCCCATCAGCCGCTGGATGCAGGCAGGCTACGATCCGGCTTTTCGCATGGCGATGGCGCACCCGTACCTGGTGCTGCTGCTGGCGGTGGCCGCGCTGGCCTCGACGTGGATCCCCATCACCCGCATCGGTTCCGAATTCATGCCGCCGCTGGATGAAGGCGATCTGCTCTATATGCCGACCACCGATCCCAGCATCAGCGTCACCAAGAGCAAGGAGCTGCTGCAGCAGACCAACAAGCTCATCATGACGTTCCCCGAGGTAATGTCGGTACACGGCAAGATCGGCCGCGCGGACACGGCCACCGATCCGGCGCCGCTGTCGATGATCGAGACGGTCGTGCAGCTGGAGCCGGACGAGTCGAAGTGGCGCCGGCGCCAGGTGCCGCGCTTCTTCAGCGACTGGCCCGGCTTCCTGCGCACGCCGCTGTCGTGGTTCCTGCCCACCGAGCGCGCCATCAACACCGATGAGCTGAAGTTCGGCTGGGGCGACGCCGACGGAACCATGCACCCGGGCCTGAACAGCGTCGTCAGCCTGCCGGGCGTGGCCAACGCCTGGCCGTTCCCGATCGAGAACCGCATCAACATGCTCGCCACCGGCATCAAGACGCCGGTGGGCATCAAGATCCTCGGCTCCGACCTTGCAACGCTCGGCGACCTCGCCGAGCGCGCCTCCAATGCCGTCCGCGCGATCCCGGGCACCATCAGCGCGTATCCGGAGCGGACGTTCGGCGGCTACTATCTCGATTTCGACATCGACCGCATCACGGCGGCTCGCTACGGCCTGACCACCGGCGACGTGCAGGACGTCATCCAGACCGCAGTGGGCGGAATGAACGTGACGTGGACGGTCGAGGGGCTGGAGCGCTATCCGCTCAACGTCCGCTACGCGCGCGAGCTGCGCGACGACCTCGAGTCGCTGCGTGAGGTGCTCGTGCAGGCGCCGAACGGAGTGCAGGTACCGATCGGACAGCTGGCGCGGGTGCACATCTTGCCGGGGCCGCCGATGATCAAATCGGAGAACAGCCAGCTGACCGCCTGGGTGTTCATCGACATCGCCGGCCGCGACCTCGGCGGCTACATCGCCGACGCCCGCCGCGTGATCTCCGAGCAGGTCCCGATGCCGCCGGGCTATACGATCCTGTACTCGGGGCAGTTCGAGTTCTGGGAGAAGACGCTGCCGCGCCTGACAGCCGCCGCCGTGCTGACCGTCGTCGTCATCGTCTTCCTGCTCTACGCCTCCACCGGCAGCTGGATTCGCGTGGCGGTGGTGATGCTGGCGGTGCCGTTCAGCCTCACGGGCGCGTTCTGGCTGCTCCACATCCTCGACTACAACATGTCGCTGGCGGTCGTCATCGGCATCATCGCCCTCGGCGGGCTCGACGCCGAGACCGGAATGGTGATGCTGTTGTATCTCGAGAACAGCTTCGAGAGATTCGAGCAGGACGGCCGCATGCGCACGCGGCAGGACCTGTGGACGGCGGTGCACGACGGCGCGGTCATGCGCATCCGTCCCAAGGCCATGACGGTCGGAACGGACTTCATCGGCCTGTCGCCGCTTCTGTGGGCCGAAGGCACCGGCGCCGACGTGATGCGACGCCTGGCGGCGCCGATGCTCGGCGGCCTGGCCGTCAGCTTCGCGATGGAACTGCTCGTCTACCCGGTGCTCTTCTACCTGGCCAAGCAGTGGCAGCTGCGGCACCGCTGGGAGCACGCGCACGTGCAGCCGGCGCCGGAGACGTCGGCGGGGTGA